One stretch of Lysobacter sp. TY2-98 DNA includes these proteins:
- a CDS encoding potassium transporter Kup gives MTASASTASPSNGVGDTSHSHHGHGHAGLATLVVGAVGVVFGDIGTSPLYTMQEMFLPHYGLVPDAHTVKGLLSLAFWALMLVVTLKYVIVIMRADNEGEGGIMALTALAQRSLKPGSRLNYTVGILGIFGASLFFGDGMITPPVTVLGALDGLRVISPAFSHFVMPVGLLILFALFAFQRFGTEAVGKAFGPVMIAWFIALAVLGAHNIVRYPTVLSALNPYWAFDFFTTHGTHALFILGAVVLAITGGEALYADMGHFGKKPIRWGWFAFVLPALVLNYFGQGAVLLQNPAARSNPFYMSMPDWAQIPMLGLATVAAAIASQAVITGAYSVTRQAIQLGYLPRLSIKHTSRQTIGQIYVPSINWMLLGAVVLLTLSFQSATNLATAYGLSVTGTMLIDTLLLAVVAYTRWERSRRWVLPLCGLFLIIDVAFLIANGGKLFTGIGAWVPLIIGIGSFTVMRTWRRGRALLHEEIRKEGIQLDVFLPGLMLSPPVRVPGTAIFLTADRGVVPQALLHNLKHNKVLHERNVFLTIEPMTVPTAPKDKRLKIESIGENFYRVTLKFGFMETPDVPLALMRSCDKGGIHFDPMDTTYFASRETVVASKHRGMPFWRDKLFALMHRNAAPATTFFRIPGNRLVELGAQVEI, from the coding sequence ATGACCGCTTCTGCTTCCACGGCTTCGCCTTCCAATGGCGTCGGCGACACCAGCCATTCGCATCACGGGCACGGGCATGCCGGACTGGCGACGCTCGTCGTCGGCGCGGTGGGCGTGGTGTTCGGCGACATCGGTACCAGCCCGCTCTACACGATGCAGGAAATGTTCCTGCCGCATTACGGCCTGGTGCCGGACGCGCACACCGTGAAGGGCCTGCTGTCGCTGGCGTTCTGGGCGCTGATGCTGGTCGTCACGCTGAAGTACGTCATCGTCATCATGCGCGCCGACAACGAAGGCGAGGGCGGCATCATGGCGCTCACCGCACTCGCACAGCGATCGCTGAAGCCGGGTTCGCGGCTCAACTACACGGTCGGCATTCTTGGCATCTTCGGCGCGTCGCTGTTCTTCGGCGACGGCATGATCACGCCGCCGGTCACCGTGTTGGGTGCGCTCGATGGTCTGCGCGTGATCTCGCCGGCGTTCTCGCACTTCGTGATGCCGGTCGGCCTGCTGATCCTGTTCGCGCTGTTCGCGTTCCAGCGCTTCGGCACAGAAGCCGTGGGCAAGGCCTTCGGCCCGGTGATGATCGCGTGGTTCATTGCACTCGCGGTCCTCGGCGCGCACAACATCGTTCGCTATCCGACGGTGCTGTCGGCGCTGAATCCGTACTGGGCGTTCGACTTCTTCACGACGCACGGCACCCATGCGCTCTTCATCCTCGGCGCGGTCGTGCTCGCGATCACCGGCGGTGAAGCGCTGTATGCCGACATGGGCCACTTCGGCAAGAAGCCCATCCGCTGGGGCTGGTTCGCCTTCGTGCTGCCGGCGCTCGTGCTGAACTATTTCGGCCAGGGCGCCGTGCTGCTGCAGAACCCGGCCGCGCGTTCGAATCCCTTCTACATGTCGATGCCGGACTGGGCGCAGATTCCGATGCTCGGCCTCGCCACCGTTGCCGCCGCGATCGCGTCGCAGGCGGTCATCACCGGCGCGTATTCGGTGACGCGCCAGGCGATCCAGCTCGGCTATCTGCCGCGCCTGTCGATCAAGCACACCTCGCGCCAGACCATCGGCCAGATCTACGTGCCGTCGATCAACTGGATGCTGCTCGGCGCGGTCGTGCTGCTCACGCTGTCGTTCCAGAGCGCCACGAATCTCGCCACGGCGTACGGCCTGTCGGTGACGGGCACGATGCTGATCGACACGCTGCTGCTCGCGGTCGTCGCCTACACGCGCTGGGAGCGTTCGCGCCGGTGGGTGCTGCCGCTGTGCGGCCTGTTCCTCATCATCGACGTCGCCTTCCTCATCGCGAACGGCGGCAAGCTGTTCACCGGCATCGGCGCGTGGGTGCCGCTGATCATCGGCATCGGCTCGTTCACGGTGATGCGCACCTGGCGTCGTGGCCGTGCGCTGCTGCACGAGGAGATCCGCAAGGAAGGCATCCAGCTCGACGTGTTCCTGCCGGGCCTGATGCTGTCGCCGCCGGTGCGCGTGCCCGGCACCGCGATCTTCCTCACCGCCGACCGCGGCGTCGTGCCGCAGGCGCTCCTGCACAACCTCAAGCACAACAAGGTGCTGCACGAGCGCAACGTGTTCCTGACGATCGAACCGATGACGGTGCCGACCGCGCCGAAGGACAAGCGCCTGAAGATCGAGTCGATCGGCGAGAACTTCTACCGCGTCACGCTCAAGTTCGGCTTCATGGAAACACCGGACGTGCCACTGGCGCTGATGCGCTCCTGCGACAAGGGTGGCATCCACTTCGACCCGATGGACACGACGTATTTCGCGAGCCGCGAGACGGTCGTCGCCAGCAAGCACCGTGGCATGCCGTTCTGGCGCGACAAACTCTTCGCGCTCATGCACCGCAATGCGGCGCCGGCGACGACGTTCTTCCGCATTCCGGGCAACCGCCTCGTCGAGCTGGGCGCGCAGGTCGAAATCTGA
- the ruvB gene encoding Holliday junction branch migration DNA helicase RuvB, whose protein sequence is MTDTRLIAAGATSEDAVAEASIRPKRLDEYLGQVPVREQMKIYIEAAKGRGEALDHVLIFGPPGLGKTTLSQVIANELGVNLRQTSGPVIEKAGDLAALLTNLQPHDVLFVDEIHRLSPLVEEVLYPAMEDFQLDIMIGEGPAARSIKIDLPPFTLIGATTRAGLLTAPLRDRFGIVQRLEFYSAEELTKIVQRSAQILGIACTPDGAAEIARRSRGTPRIANRLLRRVRDFAQVRGDGTISRDTAFDSMSMLKVDPEGFDELDRRLLGIIIESFDGGPVGVESLAAALSEERGTLEDVVEPYLIQQGYVIRTARGRMATPKAYRHLGFTPRAKANDLFEPPAV, encoded by the coding sequence ATGACCGACACCCGCCTCATCGCCGCCGGCGCCACGTCCGAAGACGCCGTCGCCGAAGCCTCGATCCGCCCCAAGCGCCTGGACGAGTATCTCGGCCAGGTGCCGGTGCGCGAGCAGATGAAGATCTACATCGAGGCGGCCAAGGGTCGTGGCGAGGCGCTCGACCATGTGCTGATCTTCGGGCCTCCCGGTCTCGGCAAGACCACGCTGAGCCAGGTCATCGCGAACGAACTCGGCGTCAACCTGCGACAGACGTCGGGCCCGGTGATCGAGAAGGCGGGCGACCTCGCCGCGCTGCTCACCAACCTGCAGCCGCACGACGTGCTGTTCGTCGACGAGATCCACCGTCTTTCGCCGCTGGTCGAGGAAGTGCTCTATCCGGCGATGGAGGATTTCCAGCTCGACATCATGATCGGCGAAGGCCCCGCGGCGCGCTCGATCAAGATCGACCTGCCGCCGTTCACTCTGATCGGCGCGACCACGCGCGCGGGCCTGCTGACCGCGCCGCTGCGCGACCGCTTCGGCATCGTGCAGCGCCTGGAGTTCTACAGCGCGGAGGAGCTGACCAAGATCGTGCAGCGCTCGGCGCAGATCCTCGGCATCGCCTGCACGCCGGACGGCGCGGCTGAAATCGCACGCCGCTCGCGCGGTACGCCGCGTATCGCGAACCGCCTGCTGCGCCGTGTGCGCGATTTCGCGCAGGTGCGCGGCGACGGCACGATCAGCCGCGACACCGCGTTCGATTCGATGTCGATGCTGAAGGTCGATCCGGAAGGTTTCGACGAACTCGACCGTCGCCTGCTCGGCATCATCATCGAATCGTTCGATGGCGGGCCGGTGGGCGTGGAATCGCTGGCCGCGGCGCTCAGCGAAGAACGCGGCACGCTCGAGGACGTGGTCGAGCCGTACCTGATCCAGCAGGGCTACGTGATACGCACCGCGCGGGGTCGCATGGCGACACCGAAGGCGTACCGGCACCTCGGATTCACGCCGCGCGCGAAGGCGAATGATCTGTTCGAGCCGCCCGCGGTCTGA
- the ybgC gene encoding tol-pal system-associated acyl-CoA thioesterase, translating into MFSLPVRIYWEDTDAGGVVYHARYVAFLERARSEWMRANGHGQASLQAEGLVFAVRAMTLDFLKPARLDDALDVTCELAECRRASLSFRQTIARDGECLLTSTVRIAALDAATFRPAPIPSGLHAQLAALESTN; encoded by the coding sequence ATGTTCAGCCTGCCGGTCCGCATCTACTGGGAAGACACCGACGCCGGTGGCGTCGTGTACCACGCGCGCTACGTCGCCTTCCTCGAGCGCGCTCGCTCGGAATGGATGCGTGCGAACGGGCACGGGCAGGCGTCGCTGCAGGCCGAAGGCCTCGTCTTCGCGGTGCGCGCGATGACCCTGGATTTCCTGAAACCGGCACGCCTCGACGACGCGCTCGACGTGACCTGCGAACTCGCCGAATGCCGCCGCGCCAGCCTGTCGTTCCGACAGACGATCGCGCGCGACGGCGAGTGTCTGCTGACGTCGACGGTCCGCATCGCCGCGCTCGACGCCGCGACGTTCCGTCCCGCACCGATCCCGTCCGGGCTGCACGCGCAGCTCGCCGCCCTCGAGTCCACGAACTGA
- the tolQ gene encoding protein TolQ encodes MSALSLMLQSSPSALPDAAPAASQPLADVAQAATAAAPATPSLDLLHLVTAASLPVQFIMLLLFVASIASWIIIFRKAALLRRAKREAVQFEERFWSGAELNKLYEGASGHGRDVGGMEAIFEAGFRDFNRLRQRRGADNDAQLEAAQRGMRATTSRELDSLEHNLELLANIGSTSPYIGLVGTVFGIMVTMHSLLASSQQVGIKDVAPGISEALLATAMGLFVAIPAVWAYNRFATAVERLASRYEAFSEEFSSILQRQAHLEG; translated from the coding sequence ATGAGCGCGTTGTCGCTGATGCTGCAGTCGAGCCCGAGCGCGCTGCCCGACGCCGCGCCCGCCGCGTCGCAGCCGCTGGCCGATGTCGCGCAGGCCGCCACGGCTGCGGCGCCGGCAACGCCGTCGCTCGACTTGCTGCATCTGGTCACGGCGGCGAGCCTGCCGGTGCAGTTCATCATGCTGCTGCTGTTCGTCGCGTCGATCGCGTCGTGGATCATCATCTTCCGCAAGGCGGCGCTGCTGCGTCGCGCCAAGCGCGAAGCAGTGCAGTTCGAAGAGCGCTTCTGGTCCGGCGCCGAACTCAACAAGCTGTACGAGGGCGCGAGTGGCCACGGTCGCGATGTCGGCGGCATGGAAGCGATCTTCGAAGCCGGTTTCCGCGATTTCAACCGTCTTCGCCAGCGTCGCGGCGCCGACAACGACGCACAGCTCGAAGCCGCGCAGCGCGGCATGCGCGCGACGACGTCGCGCGAACTCGATTCGCTCGAGCACAACCTCGAATTGCTGGCCAACATCGGTTCGACGTCGCCGTACATCGGCCTGGTCGGCACCGTGTTCGGCATCATGGTGACGATGCATTCGCTGCTCGCGAGTTCGCAGCAGGTCGGCATCAAGGACGTCGCGCCGGGCATCTCCGAAGCCCTGCTCGCCACCGCGATGGGCCTGTTCGTCGCAATTCCGGCGGTGTGGGCCTACAACCGTTTCGCGACGGCCGTCGAACGCCTGGCGAGCCGCTACGAGGCCTTCTCCGAGGAGTTCTCGTCCATCCTGCAGCGGCAGGCGCACCTCGAGGGCTGA
- the tolR gene encoding protein TolR, translating into MSLSMRRHRRRKLKSEINVVPYIDVMLVLLVIFMITAPLLNLGVDVDLPKSNAKSLQQKSEPVVVQVDADGNYFLAVKAGSNEAVTGAQLTARLSTIVAQNRDAQVLIGADAKASYQTVTDAIDLLKKAGVEKVSLISSPKGSTK; encoded by the coding sequence ATGTCGCTCTCGATGAGGCGGCACCGCCGCCGCAAACTCAAGTCCGAGATCAACGTCGTGCCGTATATCGACGTCATGCTCGTGCTGCTCGTCATTTTTATGATCACCGCGCCGCTGTTGAACCTCGGTGTCGATGTCGACCTGCCGAAGTCGAACGCGAAATCGCTGCAGCAGAAGTCCGAGCCGGTCGTCGTGCAGGTCGATGCCGACGGCAACTACTTCCTCGCGGTGAAGGCGGGCAGCAACGAAGCGGTGACCGGTGCTCAGCTCACCGCGCGGCTGTCGACGATCGTCGCGCAGAACCGTGACGCACAGGTGCTGATCGGCGCCGATGCCAAAGCGAGCTACCAGACCGTCACCGATGCGATCGACCTGCTCAAGAAGGCCGGCGTCGAGAAGGTGTCGCTGATCAGCTCACCGAAGGGTTCGACGAAGTGA
- a CDS encoding cell envelope integrity protein TolA, giving the protein MRPADDATAVALAIALHVALALLLWFAMRPSENVQASAGGMAADVVDVGQLSAAMQRTLRHRPEPVEEPLPEPVPEEQPEPVPEQQPKPQEQLAQPDDVDQQAVVETPTPQKAIETKPQEEKHRQQQADLTNPADAQADAQQKLKAEREAQLAEIRRRRAAASREALAAEERLAQLTAPRGGSAAQQAAQADAQASGSGPADDGLLGRYAAALQEAIRAKWVRPDNIPSGAMCRLVIRQLPGGEVIDAQVSSPCVYDEAGRRSIEAAVLKAQPLPYAGFEKVFKRELTLNFRAP; this is encoded by the coding sequence ATGCGGCCGGCCGACGACGCCACCGCGGTCGCGCTGGCGATCGCGTTGCACGTCGCGCTCGCGCTGCTGCTTTGGTTCGCGATGCGACCGAGCGAGAACGTGCAGGCGAGCGCAGGTGGCATGGCCGCGGATGTGGTCGACGTCGGCCAGCTGTCGGCGGCGATGCAGCGCACGCTGCGTCATCGTCCCGAGCCCGTCGAAGAGCCGCTGCCCGAGCCGGTGCCGGAGGAACAACCGGAGCCCGTCCCGGAGCAACAGCCCAAGCCGCAGGAACAGCTCGCGCAGCCGGACGACGTCGATCAGCAAGCGGTCGTCGAGACGCCGACGCCGCAGAAGGCGATCGAGACCAAGCCGCAGGAAGAAAAGCATCGCCAGCAGCAGGCCGACCTGACCAATCCAGCGGACGCGCAGGCCGACGCACAGCAGAAGCTCAAGGCGGAGCGTGAGGCGCAGCTCGCCGAGATCCGCAGGCGTCGTGCGGCGGCGTCGCGCGAAGCGTTGGCGGCGGAGGAGCGTCTCGCGCAACTGACGGCGCCGCGCGGCGGCTCGGCCGCGCAGCAGGCGGCGCAGGCGGACGCGCAGGCCAGCGGCAGCGGACCGGCGGACGACGGCCTGCTCGGCCGCTATGCCGCCGCATTGCAGGAGGCCATCCGCGCGAAGTGGGTGCGGCCGGACAACATCCCGTCCGGCGCGATGTGCCGCCTCGTGATCCGCCAGCTGCCCGGCGGCGAGGTCATCGACGCGCAGGTCAGTTCGCCTTGCGTCTATGACGAGGCGGGACGGCGCTCGATCGAAGCGGCGGTCCTCAAGGCGCAGCCGCTGCCGTACGCGGGCTTCGAAAAAGTGTTCAAGCGCGAGCTCACGCTCAACTTCCGCGCACCCTGA
- the tolB gene encoding Tol-Pal system beta propeller repeat protein TolB, which produces MGRLVWLLVLCFACLLPLAAGAQQQGLEIDIVGGNAAALPIAVVPFQNGTGDTDEAAIVAADLNRSGQFKSLAVDALPERPARSEEVNYPAWRAINQDYLVVGRVLDAGGGAYRVEYELLDVAKQTRLLGFALTARSGQMRDVAHQIADAIYEKITGVRGAFFTRIAYVTQSGAGNGARYALVIADSDGYNPQTVVRSAEPLMSPSWSPDGARLAYVGFEGGNSAIYIQTIASGAREIVAHFRGINGSPEFSPDGRRLAMTLSRSGNPEVYVMDLGSRALTQITNHYSIDTEPTWSADGSRLYFTSDRGGRPQIYSASASGGSATRVSFQGSYNASATVSYDSKKIATAQGAGNTYRIALMDSSLGSARWSLLSPGNLDESPSFAPNASMLIYAAREGGRGVLYAVSADARVRQRLVLADGDVREPAWGPYRTPR; this is translated from the coding sequence ATGGGTCGTCTCGTGTGGTTGCTGGTCCTGTGTTTTGCCTGCCTGCTGCCCCTGGCTGCGGGCGCCCAGCAGCAGGGTCTCGAGATCGACATCGTCGGCGGCAATGCCGCGGCGCTGCCGATCGCCGTCGTCCCGTTCCAGAACGGCACCGGCGATACGGACGAGGCCGCCATCGTCGCCGCCGACCTCAACCGCTCCGGCCAGTTCAAGTCGCTGGCGGTCGACGCGCTGCCGGAGCGCCCGGCCCGCAGCGAAGAGGTGAACTACCCGGCCTGGCGCGCGATCAACCAGGACTACCTCGTCGTCGGCCGCGTGCTCGATGCCGGCGGCGGTGCGTACCGCGTCGAATACGAGCTGCTGGATGTCGCCAAGCAGACGCGCCTTCTCGGCTTCGCGCTGACCGCGCGCTCGGGCCAGATGCGCGACGTCGCGCACCAGATCGCCGATGCGATCTACGAGAAGATCACCGGCGTGCGCGGCGCGTTCTTCACCCGCATCGCGTACGTCACGCAGAGTGGCGCGGGCAACGGCGCGCGCTACGCGCTCGTCATCGCCGACAGCGACGGCTACAACCCGCAGACGGTCGTGCGCTCGGCCGAGCCGCTGATGTCGCCGTCGTGGAGCCCGGACGGGGCGCGTCTCGCGTACGTCGGTTTCGAAGGCGGCAACTCGGCGATCTACATCCAGACGATCGCGAGCGGCGCGCGCGAGATCGTCGCGCACTTCCGCGGCATCAACGGCTCGCCCGAATTCTCGCCGGACGGCCGTCGCCTGGCGATGACGCTGTCGCGCTCGGGCAATCCCGAGGTCTACGTGATGGATCTGGGCAGCCGCGCGCTGACACAGATCACCAACCACTATTCGATCGACACCGAGCCGACGTGGAGCGCGGATGGTTCGCGCCTGTACTTCACCTCCGACCGCGGCGGTCGCCCGCAGATCTACAGCGCGTCGGCTTCCGGCGGCAGCGCGACGCGCGTCAGCTTCCAGGGCTCGTACAACGCGAGCGCGACCGTGTCGTACGACAGCAAGAAGATCGCGACCGCCCAGGGCGCCGGCAACACCTACCGCATCGCACTGATGGATTCGAGCCTCGGCAGTGCGCGCTGGAGCCTGCTGTCGCCGGGCAACCTCGACGAATCCCCGAGCTTTGCGCCGAACGCGAGCATGCTCATCTACGCCGCGCGAGAAGGCGGCCGCGGCGTGCTCTACGCGGTGTCGGCCGATGCCCGCGTCCGCCAGCGCCTCGTGCTTGCCGATGGTGACGTCCGCGAGCCGGCGTGGGGCCCTTATCGCACGCCGCGTTGA
- the pal gene encoding peptidoglycan-associated lipoprotein Pal, whose product MKSASKLLIVAAMCTLAMACSKKVKETPPTDTGTVGTTQPAVDNGPTTAGMYGPNDLDTDSCLRQRVVYFDLDQDALKPEFQAIVNCHAKYLRDRPSSRMTLDGHADERGSRDYNLALGERRANAVSSAMQAAGGQSSQLTTNSFGEEKPVCTASGEECWSKNRRVEISYSAR is encoded by the coding sequence GTGAAATCCGCCAGCAAGCTCCTGATCGTCGCCGCGATGTGCACCCTCGCGATGGCGTGCTCGAAGAAGGTCAAGGAAACGCCGCCGACCGACACCGGCACCGTCGGCACGACGCAGCCGGCCGTCGACAACGGCCCGACGACCGCCGGCATGTACGGCCCGAACGATCTCGATACCGATTCGTGCCTGCGCCAGCGCGTCGTCTACTTCGACCTCGACCAGGACGCGCTGAAACCGGAATTCCAGGCCATCGTGAACTGCCATGCGAAGTACCTGCGCGATCGTCCGTCGTCGCGCATGACGCTGGACGGCCACGCCGACGAGCGCGGCAGCCGCGACTACAACCTCGCGCTGGGCGAGCGTCGCGCGAATGCGGTGTCGTCCGCGATGCAGGCCGCGGGTGGCCAGTCGTCGCAGCTCACGACGAACAGCTTCGGCGAAGAGAAGCCGGTCTGCACCGCGTCGGGCGAAGAGTGCTGGTCGAAGAACCGTCGCGTCGAGATCAGCTACAGCGCGCGTTGA
- the ybgF gene encoding tol-pal system protein YbgF, translating into MTAPRALALAIALVLVAPLPAAAQRASLADRVAALELRAANPQNVDLVNQIAQLRTEIQALRGQLEEAQQANEQLRNSMRTQYLDVDGRLQRLEGSATPAPAAPAVTAPAPAKPKPAATSGAKPAASTAKPAKPAAPIAAAGSATPTGGELAAYNTAFDALKAGSYADASRLFADFLDRYPGGVYAPNALYWLGESYYATHNYAEAIGPFTQLLDRFPTHDKAPGALLKLGLTRQNLHDDDAARGAYADVVARYPGTDAARSAADRLRALGPGR; encoded by the coding sequence ATGACCGCACCGCGCGCACTCGCGCTCGCCATCGCCCTCGTGCTCGTCGCGCCGTTGCCGGCCGCGGCGCAGCGCGCCAGCCTCGCCGACCGCGTCGCGGCGCTCGAACTGCGTGCGGCGAATCCGCAGAACGTCGACCTGGTGAACCAGATCGCCCAGCTGCGTACCGAGATCCAGGCGCTGCGCGGACAGCTCGAGGAGGCGCAGCAGGCGAACGAGCAGCTGCGCAACTCGATGCGCACGCAGTACCTCGATGTCGACGGTCGACTGCAGCGTCTCGAGGGGTCGGCAACTCCCGCACCGGCTGCGCCGGCGGTGACCGCGCCCGCGCCGGCCAAACCGAAGCCCGCCGCAACGAGCGGCGCCAAGCCGGCCGCGTCGACCGCCAAACCCGCGAAGCCGGCCGCGCCGATCGCCGCCGCGGGCAGCGCCACGCCCACGGGTGGCGAACTCGCCGCCTACAACACCGCGTTCGATGCACTGAAGGCGGGCAGCTACGCCGATGCCTCGCGCCTGTTCGCTGACTTCCTCGACCGCTATCCGGGTGGGGTTTATGCGCCTAACGCCCTCTACTGGCTCGGCGAGAGCTACTACGCCACGCACAACTACGCAGAGGCGATCGGGCCGTTCACCCAGCTGCTCGACCGCTTTCCGACCCACGACAAGGCGCCGGGCGCCCTGCTCAAGCTCGGCCTGACCCGCCAGAACCTGCACGACGACGACGCGGCACGCGGCGCCTATGCCGACGTGGTCGCGCGGTATCCGGGCACAGACGCAGCCCGGTCCGCCGCCGATCGCCTGCGCGCGCTCGGCCCGGGCCGCTGA
- the queE gene encoding 7-carboxy-7-deazaguanine synthase QueE, with translation MSAPVTAVAAAPERLRLTEIFLSLQGESNSVGWPTVFVRLTGCPLRCQYCDTTYSFHGGDWWEMDAILAEVARYGVRHVCVTGGEPLAQKRCITLLQRLCDAGYTVSLETSGALDIGGVDPRVVRVVDIKTPGSAEVHRNRWENIPLLTSRDEVKFVICSREDYEWSRGIVAEHALSSRCEVLFSPSFAQVSPRELAQWIVDDRLPVRFQLQLHKILWGDEPGR, from the coding sequence ATGAGCGCCCCCGTCACTGCGGTCGCTGCAGCCCCCGAACGGCTGCGGCTGACCGAGATTTTCCTGTCGCTGCAAGGCGAGTCGAATTCCGTCGGCTGGCCCACCGTCTTCGTGCGCCTCACCGGCTGCCCGCTGCGCTGCCAGTACTGCGACACCACCTATTCCTTCCACGGCGGCGACTGGTGGGAGATGGACGCCATCCTCGCCGAGGTCGCGCGCTACGGTGTGCGCCACGTCTGCGTCACCGGCGGCGAGCCGCTGGCACAGAAGCGCTGCATCACGTTGCTGCAGCGCCTGTGCGACGCCGGCTACACCGTGTCTCTGGAGACATCGGGTGCGCTCGACATCGGCGGTGTCGATCCGCGCGTCGTACGCGTCGTCGACATCAAGACGCCCGGATCTGCGGAAGTGCATCGCAACCGCTGGGAAAACATCCCGCTGCTGACGTCGCGCGACGAAGTGAAGTTCGTGATCTGCTCGCGCGAGGACTACGAGTGGTCACGCGGGATCGTTGCGGAGCATGCGCTGTCGTCGCGTTGCGAGGTGTTGTTCTCGCCGAGCTTCGCCCAGGTTTCGCCGCGCGAACTCGCGCAGTGGATCGTTGACGACCGTCTGCCGGTGCGCTTCCAGCTGCAGCTGCACAAAATCCTGTGGGGCGACGAACCCGGGCGCTGA
- the queC gene encoding 7-cyano-7-deazaguanine synthase QueC: protein MSDSRPADAKRAVVLLSGGMDSAVVVAMAKAQGFDVYALSVRYGQRHTSELDAAARVATSLGAAAHKTVVVDLGTIGGSALTDASIDVPTAGDTGDTIPVTYVPARNTIMLSIALGWAEVLGANDIFCGVNAVDYSGYPDCRPEFVAAFERLANLATKAGVEGAGLRVHAPLQFMSKADIAREGMRLGVDFGLTVSCYQADADGRACGACDACRLRAQGFEAAGVPDPTRYA, encoded by the coding sequence ATTTCCGATTCCCGACCGGCTGACGCGAAGCGCGCCGTCGTCCTCCTTTCCGGCGGCATGGACTCCGCCGTCGTCGTCGCGATGGCGAAAGCGCAAGGTTTCGACGTGTACGCACTCAGCGTGCGCTACGGCCAGCGCCACACCTCCGAGCTCGACGCCGCCGCCCGCGTCGCCACGTCGCTCGGCGCGGCTGCGCACAAGACCGTGGTGGTCGACCTCGGCACGATCGGCGGCTCCGCGCTCACGGATGCCAGCATCGACGTGCCGACGGCGGGGGATACCGGCGACACGATTCCGGTGACCTACGTGCCGGCGCGCAACACCATCATGCTGTCGATCGCGCTGGGCTGGGCCGAGGTGCTGGGCGCGAACGACATCTTCTGCGGCGTCAATGCGGTGGACTATTCGGGTTATCCGGATTGCCGACCCGAATTCGTCGCTGCGTTCGAGCGCCTCGCGAACCTCGCGACCAAGGCGGGCGTCGAAGGCGCGGGTCTGCGCGTGCACGCGCCGCTGCAGTTCATGAGCAAGGCCGACATCGCGCGCGAAGGCATGCGCTTGGGCGTCGACTTCGGACTGACCGTTTCCTGCTACCAGGCCGACGCCGACGGCCGCGCCTGCGGCGCCTGCGACGCATGCCGCCTGCGTGCGCAGGGCTTCGAAGCGGCGGGTGTGCCGGATCCGACGCGTTACGCTTGA